GGACAGGACCTTCCCCAATGCCTGCGAGGCGAGGGCGGCAGGCTATACCATCCGTCATCAGGGGCAGTGCCGGTAACATCGGCGCGACAACGGACCGGCGGCGCAAGCTAGCCGGTCCGTCTTTGCTACGAAACGCGCCGTGGCTATAGGCGCGCCATGGCAGACATCCTCATCCTCACCACCGGCGGCACGATCGACAAGCTCTATTTCGACGCGCTGAGCGAGTATCAGATCGGCGACAGCGTCGTCTCGCGCCTGCTCGCCGTGGCGCGCGCGGCGTGCGACGTGCGGATCGTCGAGCTGATGCGCAAGGACAGCCTCGAGCTCACCGACGAGGATCGCGCCGCGATCGCCGAGGCAGTGCGCGCCGCACCCGAGCAGCGCATCGTCATCACCCACGGCACCGATACGATGACGCAGACCGCCGCGGCGCTCACCGGCATTCCCGGCAAGCGCATCGCGCTGCTCGGCGCGCTCGCCCCGGCGCGCTTCGCGGAGAGCGACGCCGCGTTCAACCTCGGCATGGCCTTCGCCACGGTGCAGGTCGCGCCTGGCCCGGGCGTGTGGATCGCGATGAACGGCACGATCTTCCCCGCCGGTAGCGTGCGCAAGGATCGGACAAGCAACAGCTTCGTACCGGTCTAGGGCGTTATCGCCAATCTCGGGGAGATGGTGCCCGGGGACGGAGTCGAACCGCCGACACTGCGATTTTCAGTCGCATGCTCTACCAACTGAGCTACCCGGGCACGTAGCGGGAAGCGGCGCTCTTAGTCGCGGGGTTCGCCCCTGTCCAGCCCGCTTTGCGCGCCCTCCGCATCATCGGGATCGATCGCCGCGCCGGGCAGGCGATAGCCCTCGCCCAGCCATTGCAACAGGTCGCGGTCCTTGCAGCCGCGGCTGCAGAAAGGCTTGAACGCCGGGTCGGGGGTGTTGCCGCAGATCGGGCAATCGTCGCGTTTCACGTCTGCTCCACGAATTGCGTGCGCCCGCCCGTGCGGCGGTGCAGCTCGGCAAGCCATTGCGGCTCGCGCTCCAGGCGCCGCAGCAAGGCGGCAGGCAACATATGGGTATCGGGAGCGGGCGGGGGAAGACGTTCGAGCCGGCGCAGCTCGGCGCGCAGCGCGGCGCCCGCCGGGTCCGCGGCGAGCAACTCGGGCAGCGACATGCGCGTGCGCCGCCGCACGACCTGGAGAAAGCCGAAGCCGTTCATCGCCGTGCGCTCGAACGGCTGCGGCAATGCAGCGTCGATCGCCTCGGCCACTGCATTGCGCTCGTTCTTGTTGGCGAGCGTCGGGAAGTCGATGCCGACCGATCCGGCGATCTCCATCCGCTCCATCGCCTGGGCGACCGCATGCGCCGCGCTGATCGAGAGCACCCCCAGCGGGGCCGGGCCGTCGACGTCGAACAGCGTCATGGCCGGCGTCACCGCCATGCGCAGCGCGCCCCCGGCAAAGGCGATCTCGCCGGTCGCGGCCTCCTCGAGCAATTCGGACCAGCCGGCATCTTCGAGCTGGTCGGGTTCGTGCGCGCGCAGCTGCCGCACCGGCAGGTCGGTCGCCTTGATCCGGGTGAGCAGGTCGGGCCCCGGCATCGGCGGCGCCTCGGCGGGCACCGCTTTGGGCAGCTTGGCGCGGCCCTTCTCGGCGATCGCCTCGCGCACGATGCGCACGGTGAAGCTCGCGCCCTGCGTGATGCCGGGCGGGAGCGGGTCGCACAGCGCCTCCTCGCCAGTCTCGAGCGCGATCTTGCCGGTGATACGGTCAACCAGGCGCGCGCGCGCGATCGTGCCGGCGCGCAGGTCGGGTAGCTCGATCGCCGCCTTCCAGATCACGCCGCGCGCGACCAGGGCGGCGCGGTTCTCGCCGATCCCGGCTTCGTAGAGCCACTCAGCCAAGAGGGTACCCGGCGCTTTCCAGCAAGGCGCGCGTCTCGAACACCGGCAGCCCGACCACGCCCGAATGGCTGCCCGAGAGGAAGCGCACGAACGCTTCGGCGCGCCCCTGAATGGCGTAGCCGCCCGCCTTGCCCATCCCCTCGCCGCTCGCGACATAGCGGCCGATTTCGGCTTCGGTCAGCCGCTTGAAGGTGACGATCGTATCGCTGAGCCGCATCCGCGCTTTGCCTGCCGTGTCGATCAAGCACACCGCCGACAGGCAATGATGCCGCCGCCCCGAGAGCAGGGCGAGCATGCGGCGCAGGTCGGCCTCGTCCTCGGGCTTGCCCAGGATGCGGCGGCCAACGGCGATGGTGGTGTCGCCCGCCAGCACGATCTCATCCGCCGCGCGCGCGACCGCCTGCGCCTTGCCGAGCGCGATGCGCTGGACATAGGCGCGCGGCAATTCGCCCTTGAGCGGTTCCTCGTCGATATCGGGCGCGGCGATTCGATCGGGCGCGACCCCGATCCGCGCGAGCAGGTCGCGGCGGCGCGGCGAGGTGGAGGCCAGGACCAGCCGCACCGGCCCGGCCTTATTTGAAGCGATAGGTGATGCGGCCCTTGGTCAGGTCGTAAGGCGTCAGTTCGACGAGGACTTCGTCGCCCACCAGAACGCGGATGCGGTTCTTGCGCATCTTGCCGGCGGTGTGGCCGAGAATCTCGTGATCATTCTCGAGCCGGACGCGGAACATCGCGTTGGGGAGCAGTTCCACCACGCGGCCGCGCATTTCAAGCAGTTCTTCCTTGGCCAAACAAACCTCTTGCGATGATCGGAAAAAAGACGCGGTGCCTTACTCTTCCTTGTTCCAAAAGAAAAGCGCGCGCTGCGTCGCGTACCTTCGCTCCTCCCCGGGCAACAATCGGTTTCCCGCTGTTCGCTTGATGCGGGGCGCGTTCGGGCCCAAATGGGTGGTATGCTGATCGAGACCGAAGCCACGCCCAATCCGGCGACCCTGAAGTTCCTGCCTGGCCGCACCGTGATGGATGCCGGTACGCGCGATTTCGCGACCCCGGAGGAGGCGGAAGCCTCGCCGCTCGCCGATGCCTTGTTCAACCTCGGCGACGTGACCGGGGTATTCTTCGGCCGCGACTTCATCTCGGTCACCGCCGCGCCTGGCGTGGAATGGACCGGGCTCAAACCCGATGTGCTCGGCATCCTGCTCGACCATTTCAGCGCGAACATGCCGCTGTTCCGGACCGGAACCGCTGCCAGCTTCTCCGTTCCGCCCGAGGATGTCTTCACCGACGATCCCGAAGACGCCGATATCGTCGCCCAGATCAAGGAGCTGATCGAGACCCGCGTCCGCCCCGCGGTCGCCAATGACGGCGGCGACATCGTCTATCGCGGCTTCGACAAGGGCAAGGTTTACCTCCAGATGCAGGGCGCCTGCTCCGGCTGCCCCTCCTCCACCGCAACGCTCAAGAACGGGATCGAGCAGTTGCTCAAATATTACGTCCCCGAAGTCACCGAGGTGCGGGCGGTTTGATGGGAGCGCCGCTCGACGAGGCCGGCCTCGATACGATCTTCCGCACCGCGCGCACCTATAACGGCTATCTGCCGGGCGAGGTGACGGAAGGCGACATCCGCGCGATCTACGAGCTGCTCAAGATGGGGCCGACCTCGGCCAACATGCAGCCCGCACGCTTCGTGTGGTGCTTGAGCCAGGAGGCCAAGGACAAACTCGCCGACTGCGCGACCGGCGCCAACCCGCCCAAGATCCGTGTTGCGCCCGCCGCGGTGGTGATCGGCATGGACTATGACTATCACGAGCAACTACCCTGGCTGTTCCCGCACACCGACGCGAAGAGCTGGTTCCCCGATCCCGAGGCGCGCAAGATCCATGCGCTGCGCAACGGATCGCTGCAGGGCGCCTATCTGCTGATCGCGGCGCGCGCACTGGGCTTCGACACCGGCCCCATGTCGGGGATCGACTTCGCCGCGACCGACCGCGCCTTCTTCGCCGACCAGCCCTCGGTCCACGCCAATTTCATCGCCACGATCGGCCGCGGCGACCCGGCGAGCATCTTCGGCCGCAGCCCGCGGCCGGCCTTCGAGCAGTTCAACAAGATTGTCTGAAACTCTCGTCATCGAGACCGCCACCGCCGCCTGTTCGGTCGCGCTGATCCGCGACGGGACGGTGATCGCCGAGCGGCACGAGGATGTCGGCCGCGGCCATGCCGAGCGGCTGATCCCGATGATCGCGGAGCTCCCCGATGGCGGCCGCGCCGATCGCATCCTCGTCGATTGCGGTCCGGGCAGCTTCACCGGCATCCGCGTCGGCATCGCCGCCGCGCGCGGCCTCGCGCTCGGCTGGGGGGCGGAGGTGACCGGCTTCTCGTCGCTGCCGCTGGTCGCTGCCGCCGCACTCGCCGCCGATCCGGCGCTCGACGAACTTGCCGTCGTCCTCGAAGGCGGACATGGTGAGGTCTTCATGCAGGCCTTCACCCGCCCGCTGGCCGAAACCGGCCCCTTTGCCTCGCGCCAGCCCGAGGCGGCGCTGGCCGCGCTCGGCGGCCGCCCGGCCATCGGAAACGGCATTCGCCACCTCGCCGCGCTCGACCCCAGACTCGACCTGCGCGAGGCCCTGCCGCGCGCTGCCGACGCCGCGCTGCTTCCGCCCGGCTTCACCGCACTCCCGGCCCGCCCCATTTATGGCCGCGCCCCCGACGCCAAGCCGCTCGGGTCATGAGCACCGCGCCGCAACTGGTCGAGATTGTCCATGGACGCCCAGCCGACTTGCCAGTGATCAACGCGATCATGGCCGAGGCGTTCGATCCGCGCTTCGGCGAAGCCTGGACCCCCAGCCAGTGCATGGGAATGATCGCATTGCCCGGTGTGTGGTCCAGCATCGCGTGGAGCGGCGCGCAGCCCGCTGGCTTCGCGCTCGCCCGGACGGCGGCCGACGAAGCCGAGCTGCTTCTGCTCGCCATTCGTCCGGCGATGCGCCGCCGTGGCATCGGCACCGCGCTGCTGCGCTCGATCGTCGCCGATTCGCGTGAGCGCGGCGCATCGGTGCTGCATCTCGAGGTACGCGCCAACAATGACGCGGTCCGCCTCTATCGCGCCGAAGGTTTCGACAAGATCGGTGAGCGGCGTGAATACTATCGCGGAAAAGAGGGCAAACTGTTCGATGCCCACACCTTTTCACTCAAGATCGGGTGAAATCGACGAACAGCTTTCAAGCTAGACTTGCAATTGCTCCATTCCCGATCGATAGGCTGTCGTGCGGTGTGTAACCTTGCTGCCGCGGCACCAGTTCGAAAGGATCACAATGGACGCCCAGAACGACATGCAGGAAACGCTGATCACGCTAACTGCCGATATTGTCGCCGCGCACGTCAGCAACAACAGCGTCGCGGTTTCGGACCTCCCGTTGCTGATCGCGAATGTCCACGGCGCGCTCGCCGGTCTTGGCGCCAAGGCGCCCGAGCCCGAAGCCAAGAAGCAGGAACCGGCGGTTTCGATCCGCTCGTCGATCAAGCCCGACTATATCGTCTGCCTCGAGGACGGGAAGAAGCTCAAGATGCTGAAGCGGCACCTGATGACGCACTATCAGATGACCCCGGAACAGTATCGCGCCAAGTGGAACCTGCCCGCCGACTATCCAATGGTCGCGCCCAACTATGCCGAGCAGCGCCGCAGCCTGGCCAAGAAGATCGGCCTCGGCACCAAGCGCCGCAAGCGCTGAGCGCCGCGAGCGTCAATCCGCGGAACGCCGGCTGGGCCCAGGCCTCGTCGGCGTTTCCTATTTCCTGGTCCCCTTTTCCCCCGCGGTCATAAGCGCTACATCACCGCCATGGCCCGCAAGATCGACCTCGAAGCCCTTTGCCATGAGAAGGGCCTCCGCATCACCGAGCAGCGCAAGGTGATCGCCCGCGTCCTCTCCGAAGCGGAGGATCATCCCGATGTCGAGAAGGTCTATGCCCGCGCCTCGGCGATCGATCCCGGCATCTCGATCGCGACGGTCTATCGCACCGTCCGCCTGTTCGAGGAGGCAGGGATCCTCGACCGCCACGATTTCGGCGATGGCCGCGCGCGCTACGAGCCCGCGCCCGAAGCGCATCACGATCATCTGATCGATGTCGAGACGGGCAAGGTGATCGAGTTCGTCGATCCCGAGCTCGAGCTGCTCCAGAAGCAGATCGCCGAACGCCTGGGCTTCCGCCTCGTCGACCACCGCATGGAACTCTACGGCGTCGCGCTCGACCGGAAGAATTGAACGTCAGGCCCTGGCCGTCAGCAGATAGTTGAGGCTGGTATCGCCGGACAGGTGGAAGCCCGCCACGGGTGAGAAGCTGAGGCCGCGCAGATCAGCCACCTCGAGGCCGGTGGCGGCCAGCATCTCGGTCAGCTCGTCGGGCGTGATGAACTTGGCGTGATCGTGCGTGCCGCGCGGGATCATGCCGAGCCCCTCGCCCACGGTGATCATCGCCAGCCGCGACAGCGGCGTGCGGTTGGGGGTGGAGAGGATCATCAGGCCACCGGGAGCCAGCGCGGCGGCGAGGCCGGCGACGAAGGCCGCGGGGTCGGTGACATGCTCGATCACCTCCATCGAAGTGACGAGATCGAAGGTCCGGCCGGCGGCCATCTCTTCGAACTCACCGGCGCGATAGTCGATCGTCAACCCCGAAGCCTCGGCGTGCGCCCGCGCCGCGCCGATATTCTCGGGCGCGGCATCGATCCCGGTGACGCTCGCGCCGAGCCGGGCGAGCGGCTCGCACAATAGCCCGGCGCCGCAGCCGACATCGAGTGCGGTCTTGCCCGCGAGCGGGGTGAAGCCGTTGGGATCGCTCCCCCAATGCGCATCGACCGCCTCGCGGATATAGCGCAGCCGCGGCGGATTGAGGCGGTGGAGCATCGCCGAGGACCCCTTGGGGTTCCACCAGTCCGCCGCCAGCCGTCCGAAATGCTCAGCTTCACGCGGGTCAATGGTTGCTTTGCTTGTCATCGCCATCCCCCACACTTATCAGCGCGCCCACACCTTCCCAAGGGGGCAGAAGACAGATGGCACGCATCGTGATGAAGTTCGGTGGCACGTCGATGGCGGGCATCGAGCGGATTCGCAACGTCGCCAGCCGCGTCAAGGCCGAGTGGGAAGCGGGCAACCAGGTCGCCGTCGTCGTTTCGGCGATGGCCGGCGAGACCGATCGGCTCGTCGGTTTCTGCAAGGAAGCTTCGCCGCTCTACGATCTGCGCGAATATGACGTGGTGGTGTCCTCAGGCGAGCAGGTCACCAGCGGGCTGCTCGCGATCACCTTGCAGGCGATGGGCGTGCCAGCGCGCTCATGGCTCGGCTGGCAGCTGCCGGTCCACACCAGCAGCGCGCATTCGAGCGCGCGGATCGGCGAGATCGACACCGCCGAGCTCAACGCCAGCCTTGCCGACGGCAATGTCGCGGTGGTGCCGGGCTTCCAGGGGGTGGCCGACGACAATCGCGTGACCACGCTCGGCCGCGGCGGATCGGATACCAGCGCGGTAGCGGTGGCGGCGGCGATGAAGGCCGACCGCTGCGACATCTATACCGATGTCGACGGTGTCTACACCACCGACCCGCGCATCGTGCCGAGGGCGCGCAAGCTCACCAAGGTGACGTACGAGGAGATGCTGGAGCTGGCGAGCGTCGGGGCCAAGGTGCTCCAGACCCGCTCGGTCGGCCTGGCGATGAAGGAAGGCGTGCGCGTGCGCGTGCTTTCCTCGTTCGAGGATACGCATGACGAGCTGGGCCATCGCGGCACGCTGATCGTCGGCGAAGAGGAGATTGACGACGTGGAACGCCAGCTGATCACCGGCATCGCGCACGACAAGAACGAGGCGAAGGTGACGCTCACCAACGTCCCCGACCGGCCCGGCGCGGTGGCGCACATCTTCGGCCCGCTGGCCGAGGCCGGGATCAACGTCGACATGATCGTGCAGAATGTGGCGCACGCGACGGGCTCGACCGACGTGACGTTTACGGTCCCCCGCGCGGAACTGGCGCGGGCGCTCGACGTGCTCGAGAAGGCCAAGGCGCCGATCGGCTATGACGAGCTGATCCACGACACCAAGATCGCCAAGATCAGCGTGGTGGGCGTGGGCATGCGCAGCCATGCCGGCGTCGCCGCGACGATGTTCGATACGCTGGGCGAGCGCCGCATCAACATCCTCGCCAT
This is a stretch of genomic DNA from Sphingomonas sp. BT-65. It encodes these proteins:
- a CDS encoding asparaginase, which translates into the protein MADILILTTGGTIDKLYFDALSEYQIGDSVVSRLLAVARAACDVRIVELMRKDSLELTDEDRAAIAEAVRAAPEQRIVITHGTDTMTQTAAALTGIPGKRIALLGALAPARFAESDAAFNLGMAFATVQVAPGPGVWIAMNGTIFPAGSVRKDRTSNSFVPV
- a CDS encoding DNA gyrase inhibitor YacG, with protein sequence MKRDDCPICGNTPDPAFKPFCSRGCKDRDLLQWLGEGYRLPGAAIDPDDAEGAQSGLDRGEPRD
- a CDS encoding ribonuclease; translation: MAEWLYEAGIGENRAALVARGVIWKAAIELPDLRAGTIARARLVDRITGKIALETGEEALCDPLPPGITQGASFTVRIVREAIAEKGRAKLPKAVPAEAPPMPGPDLLTRIKATDLPVRQLRAHEPDQLEDAGWSELLEEAATGEIAFAGGALRMAVTPAMTLFDVDGPAPLGVLSISAAHAVAQAMERMEIAGSVGIDFPTLANKNERNAVAEAIDAALPQPFERTAMNGFGFLQVVRRRTRMSLPELLAADPAGAALRAELRRLERLPPPAPDTHMLPAALLRRLEREPQWLAELHRRTGGRTQFVEQT
- a CDS encoding nucleoside triphosphate pyrophosphatase, with protein sequence MRLVLASTSPRRRDLLARIGVAPDRIAAPDIDEEPLKGELPRAYVQRIALGKAQAVARAADEIVLAGDTTIAVGRRILGKPEDEADLRRMLALLSGRRHHCLSAVCLIDTAGKARMRLSDTIVTFKRLTEAEIGRYVASGEGMGKAGGYAIQGRAEAFVRFLSGSHSGVVGLPVFETRALLESAGYPLG
- the infA gene encoding translation initiation factor IF-1 codes for the protein MAKEELLEMRGRVVELLPNAMFRVRLENDHEILGHTAGKMRKNRIRVLVGDEVLVELTPYDLTKGRITYRFK
- a CDS encoding NifU family protein, whose amino-acid sequence is MLIETEATPNPATLKFLPGRTVMDAGTRDFATPEEAEASPLADALFNLGDVTGVFFGRDFISVTAAPGVEWTGLKPDVLGILLDHFSANMPLFRTGTAASFSVPPEDVFTDDPEDADIVAQIKELIETRVRPAVANDGGDIVYRGFDKGKVYLQMQGACSGCPSSTATLKNGIEQLLKYYVPEVTEVRAV
- a CDS encoding malonic semialdehyde reductase; this encodes MGAPLDEAGLDTIFRTARTYNGYLPGEVTEGDIRAIYELLKMGPTSANMQPARFVWCLSQEAKDKLADCATGANPPKIRVAPAAVVIGMDYDYHEQLPWLFPHTDAKSWFPDPEARKIHALRNGSLQGAYLLIAARALGFDTGPMSGIDFAATDRAFFADQPSVHANFIATIGRGDPASIFGRSPRPAFEQFNKIV
- the tsaB gene encoding tRNA (adenosine(37)-N6)-threonylcarbamoyltransferase complex dimerization subunit type 1 TsaB, encoding MSETLVIETATAACSVALIRDGTVIAERHEDVGRGHAERLIPMIAELPDGGRADRILVDCGPGSFTGIRVGIAAARGLALGWGAEVTGFSSLPLVAAAALAADPALDELAVVLEGGHGEVFMQAFTRPLAETGPFASRQPEAALAALGGRPAIGNGIRHLAALDPRLDLREALPRAADAALLPPGFTALPARPIYGRAPDAKPLGS
- a CDS encoding GNAT family N-acetyltransferase, with product MAEAFDPRFGEAWTPSQCMGMIALPGVWSSIAWSGAQPAGFALARTAADEAELLLLAIRPAMRRRGIGTALLRSIVADSRERGASVLHLEVRANNDAVRLYRAEGFDKIGERREYYRGKEGKLFDAHTFSLKIG
- a CDS encoding MucR family transcriptional regulator, producing MDAQNDMQETLITLTADIVAAHVSNNSVAVSDLPLLIANVHGALAGLGAKAPEPEAKKQEPAVSIRSSIKPDYIVCLEDGKKLKMLKRHLMTHYQMTPEQYRAKWNLPADYPMVAPNYAEQRRSLAKKIGLGTKRRKR
- a CDS encoding Fur family transcriptional regulator; its protein translation is MARKIDLEALCHEKGLRITEQRKVIARVLSEAEDHPDVEKVYARASAIDPGISIATVYRTVRLFEEAGILDRHDFGDGRARYEPAPEAHHDHLIDVETGKVIEFVDPELELLQKQIAERLGFRLVDHRMELYGVALDRKN
- the ubiG gene encoding bifunctional 2-polyprenyl-6-hydroxyphenol methylase/3-demethylubiquinol 3-O-methyltransferase UbiG is translated as MAMTSKATIDPREAEHFGRLAADWWNPKGSSAMLHRLNPPRLRYIREAVDAHWGSDPNGFTPLAGKTALDVGCGAGLLCEPLARLGASVTGIDAAPENIGAARAHAEASGLTIDYRAGEFEEMAAGRTFDLVTSMEVIEHVTDPAAFVAGLAAALAPGGLMILSTPNRTPLSRLAMITVGEGLGMIPRGTHDHAKFITPDELTEMLAATGLEVADLRGLSFSPVAGFHLSGDTSLNYLLTARA
- a CDS encoding aspartate kinase, translating into MARIVMKFGGTSMAGIERIRNVASRVKAEWEAGNQVAVVVSAMAGETDRLVGFCKEASPLYDLREYDVVVSSGEQVTSGLLAITLQAMGVPARSWLGWQLPVHTSSAHSSARIGEIDTAELNASLADGNVAVVPGFQGVADDNRVTTLGRGGSDTSAVAVAAAMKADRCDIYTDVDGVYTTDPRIVPRARKLTKVTYEEMLELASVGAKVLQTRSVGLAMKEGVRVRVLSSFEDTHDELGHRGTLIVGEEEIDDVERQLITGIAHDKNEAKVTLTNVPDRPGAVAHIFGPLAEAGINVDMIVQNVAHATGSTDVTFTVPRAELARALDVLEKAKAPIGYDELIHDTKIAKISVVGVGMRSHAGVAATMFDTLGERRINILAITTSEIKVSVLIHEDETELAVRVLHTAYGLDAPEDEAA